In Runella sp. SP2, the genomic window TCACCGCGAAGACCTCATGCGTCACCTCCGCGAACACGGTATCGAGTCGGGACAAGTGCATTATCGCAACGATAAATATTCGATTTTTGGAGGCCGTACTCCAGGGCAATTCCCCAAAATGGATGCCATCGAAGAGCGCTATCTCGTACTTCCATTACACGCCCGCGTGACCGAAGACGACATTCGATACATTGCGTACGTTCTTCAAAAAGGTTGGTAAATTTAATTTGACGGAGCTTTTGAAGGAGGCAATCAATGCCCCCTAGAAAGCTCCGTTTTTCATTCTCAAAGTACTTTCATGGAGTTTACGCACACAAAAATTACCCTCTCCTATTCTCCCGTCTTTTCGATTCTCATCCCTTCGTGGAACAACCTCGACTACCTCAGGTGCCTTGTCAATAGCCTCCGAAAAAATAGCCGCTATCAGCATCAAATCATCGTTCATGTCAATGAAGGAAAAGATGGTACCGAAGAATGGGTAAAAGCACAGGGCGATATTAGCTATACCAAAAGTAGTCAAAACTCAGGGGTTTGTTACGGCTTCAACGCTGCTTCTCACTTGGCCATGGCCGATTATTTGGTGTTTATCGACGACGACATGTATGTTTGTCCCGATTGGGATTTTTATTTGTTGGAAGAAATAAAACTGCAAAAAAACGATAAGTGGTGCATCAGCGGAACTATGATTGAAGGTTTTGACAACGGCAATGCCTGTGTTATTACCAACAAAAACTACGGAAAACACCCTTCAGAGTTTGACGAAGCCACCTTTTTGTCGGAATACGCCAGCTTTCCCAAAGACGACTGGAATGGCAGTCAATGGTACCCGATGGTATTACCAACGTTTGTGTATCGGGCCGTAGGTGGGTTGAGCATTGAGTTTTTTCCTGGCATGTACAGCGACCCCGACTTTATGATAAAACTCTGGCATTATGGGGTTCGGTATTACAAGGGAATTGGCAAAAGTAGGGTATATCATTTTGCCAGCCGAAGCACCGCGCGGGTAAAACGCAACGACGGTCGAACACAATTTATCCTAAAATGGGGACTGAGTAGCAATACTTTTTTCAAAAATTACCTTAAAATTGGGGCAAAATTTTTGGGAGTCCTTCCAGAACCCGAAGAAAATACCACGTTACGGTTCAAAAAACAAATTGATCGCTGGAAGGTAAAACTCAAAAGCCGCCCCGTGGATATATCCTAACACCCTATGTCAACTTTAAAAGAACAAATCAAGCTGGTTCCGCATTCCAAAGGCAATGCACTGACGTTTATCCACCAATACCTTGCCCAAAATGACGTTCGGCAAAAAACCGTGATTGACGTCTCAGCGGGATCGGGCTACGTGGCTAATCTTTGGCACAAAGCAGGGGCTACCGTTCGTGCCTTTGACATGCACCCCGACATCCTCCGAAGTGATGCGTTGACTTGTTCTCCCATTGATTTGACCAAGCCTTTGCCGATTGCGTCAAACTCCGCCGACTATGTGCTTTTGATGGAAACGATTGAGCATATTCCTGACCAGACCTCGCTCCTGAAAGAACTGGCTAGAATCCTCAAACCGAACGGCTTACTGATTATCACCAAACCCAACAACAGCAGCATGAGCGGCCGAATGGCCAATGTGTGGGTAGAAGCCGAACGGAGCGACATGTTTTTATCGAACGAAGCAGAGGTGATAGGTTACGACGACCAACACCTCTACAACGGTCGGGTGTATCTCTGCAACGTTCAGCGCCTGCGAACGATGGCGAGTTTGGCAGGATTAAAGTACCGAGCTGTTTACCCCAACCAACTGAGTGTAAGCTCTTTGATTTGGTTTTTGTTTTTTGGTGCGTACCTCTACCTGCGTTCGTTTTTGACTTTGAACAAAATGGCAAAACACGCGCACAATGACCGAGAAAAGGACGTTTTACGCGAACAACACCGGCTCAATATTCATCCGACGGTGCTTCTTCATAAGCACTTGTGTATTACTTTTAGTAAACTATGAGGCGACTTGTTCTTTGATAGCGTCAAACGTCACATCGTAGTGCGAGGCGTCGAAAACACTTTCTCCGTTGCGAATCAGTATGGCTTGGGGTGACTCATGCCATACGTCGAATTCTTCGGCAATTTTATTGGAAATGGGTCGGTACGCTATCAAATCGAGATAATAAGGCTTGAGATTACCAACTTCTTGTTCGTTCCAATCTCTTTCCAACCGACGTAGTGTAGTGGCACTAATTGAACAACGGGTACTGTGTTTAAAAAGTAAAACAGGATGTTGGTGGGATTCTTCCTTGATTTCTTCTAATTGAGCGACGTCAGTGAGTCGATTCCAGTTCATTTAATTTGACACGTAAGAGGTTGATTGAATACTTTTACTGGTCTAACGTAACTTATTCAAAAATTGTTCGCATTTTTCTACACCATTGGCCTACATCTTTTGGTCTTTCTAGCCAACATCGTCGCGCTTTTCCATCCCAAAACGCGCAAATGGGTGGAGGGGCAGAGGGTGAAGGGCAAAGGGCAAGGGGCAAAGGCCGGGCCGTCGCAAGGAGAAGGGGCTTTGTCATTCCGAGGTGCGACGCCCGTGCGGGAATCTAAAGTTTTCTGGGTTCATGCGGCGTCATTGGGGGAGTTTGAACAAGGGCGGCCTGTCATCGAAGCCATTCGTACCGAATACCCTCATGCGCATATTGTGTTGAGTTTTTTCTCGCCGTCGGGCTACGAAATCCGCAAAGATTACAACCAAGTCGATGAAGTTTGTTATTTACCCGTCGATACTCCTCGAAACGTTAAGCGTTTTTTGGATAACGTCCAACCCGACGTGGCGTTGTTTATCAAATACGAATTTTGGTATAACTACCTTCACGAACTCAAAAAAAGACAAATTCCAACTTTTCTATTTTCCGCAATTTTTCGCCCCAACCAACTGTTTTTCAAACCCTACGGAGGTTTTTACCGACGAATGTTGTTTTGTTTCAACGAGATTTTGGTACAAAATGAAGCCTCCAAACAATTACTCAACTCGGTAGGCTATTCTTCCGCGACCGTTGCAGGTGACACCCGCCTCGACCGCGTTGTGCAAATTGCCAAACAAGCCAAAAGTTATCCTGAAATTGAAGCATTTAAAGGCACTAATCCACTTTTGATCATTGGCTCGGCGTGGCCCGACGACATGGAGGTATTAATTCCGTTTTTGAACCAATGGGAAGCTCCGCTCAAGGTCATCATTGCCCCTCACGAAATCAATACCGAACAAATCCAACAATGGCAAAAAGCACTCAAGAAACATAGTGAGCGGTTTACGGTTTACGGTTTACGGTTTGGAGTTGATGGAACTCCACTTGACATTCTGCATTCTCCCCTCGACATTCTTTTCCTAGATACGATTGGTATGTTGGCTTCGCTATTTCGGTATGCCGATTTTGCTTACGTCGGTGGGGCATTTAAAGATGGACTGCACAATACGATGGAGCCTGCGGTGTATGCAATGCCGATTTTTTTTGGGCAGCCCTATTATCAGAAATTCCAAGAAGCGCTGGATTTGTTACAGTTGGGCGGTGCTACTACGATTGCCACTACCCAAGAATTTACGACGGCTTTTACTGAAGTATATCAAAACCTCAAAATCCGCCAGCAAAAGGCGGGTATTTGCTACGATTATGTACAAAAAAATGCGGGTGCTACGGCCAAAGTGATGGCCTCTATACGCAGCGCGTTTTAACTTCCCCCACCTTCCCGAAAGTTTAAAACTTCCGGGAAGGTTTTAAACTTTCGGGAAGGTGGGTTTTAATTACCAAACTTAAACGTTGTCCCCACCCGAAATGCCGTGTGGTCGTACTTGAAATTATTAAAGACCGCAATCGCTTCTACCCTAAAAAACGGAAACCCTGGAATAAGGCCATCCAACGCATAACCCACTTCGGTGTAATGCTTGGCCATCGGAGTTAGTAAATAATGTACCATCAAGTTCTCTTTTAGGCCCGCCAAGCGCACAAAAGGTAAGCGAGTAAGCAAAAAACGACGGTAAACGTTGGTAACGTGTGCTTCCAAATAGCGTTCCGACGTGCTATATTCATAGAAAGGCAACGACCGAAATCGGGTATAGCTATCGCCGTACAAAATGAACGTGCGATTTCCCATAAAGTGCTTATAATCCATCAAATACACCGAACGACGATTAAGAAACGCCCCCGCCGAAACGGCATAATGCAGCTCGCTTTTAATCCCCGTTTCCAGGTCTTGACGAATATCAAACTCCACCCGATCATAATCAACGGCACTGTTTCCAATCGTCGGGATTCCTTTGGCATAACGCAACGTCAGCGACGGATTGTTGTTTTCGAGGTAGCGTTTTCGGCCGTTGTAAAGGCGGTATTTTTGGCCAGGCTTCCACGTCAGGGCCACGTCTAACGTGAGGGCATTGTGCGGTGCAAAGGTGTAGTAAGAATCGGCTTCAAGGGCATTAAGTCGGTGGCTATGTTCGCGGTTATAAGGCGCGTTGGGCGTAAAAGCGTATTGATTCCAACGAATCCACGGGCGCTGGTTTTCCAGGTTTTCTAAGGCATAACGACGACCAAATTCAATCCCTCCCGAAATGCTCAACACATCGGCTAGGCGCGCATAATTAAATGCCAATCGGCCAAATTCCTTTTCGTATATTTTCATGTAATTGTTTTCAAACAACAACGTCGCTGAGGTATTGATGGAAGGAGAAATAGGATTTGCTGAATTAAACTGCGCCACGTACCGCCCGCCCGTCAATGAAATGCCGCGACGGCGTCCCTGCCAACCCGTACTTAGTGTCCCCAACAACTCCCGCCGACCAATGGCATAACGCCCCAATGGTTTGATGTAAAAAGTGTTTGCTTGCTTGAGGCGTCGAATAAAATTTAAGCTACTTTCTAACACGTAGCCCTCCACAGTATTATAGCTAAAATTCTGCGTTCGCAGCGGACCTTCGTATTCCAATCGCCACTGTTTCGACAACTTAAAGGTGCGCCCCGATAACAATGCCATCAAATCGAAATTGGTTGAATCCTTTTTTGCTTTGGTACTATCAGCCTTTATTTTAGCCACTTTCACCACCCGTACACTATCCGAATGACGATAGCTTTTGGTTTCAAGTTCGGTGAGCGGAATAGTGCGAATTTCGTTCCAAAAAGCATCATTACGTTTATTGGCCATGGAATCAATGACAATGGAGTCGCTACGAACCACATTTACATCTTCTTTTTGGGCTTTGCGCTCGTTGCGGTCTTGTTTTTCATACTCTTTTAGCATTTTTCTGAGTTGCTTGCCCGACACCTCTTTTTGCTGCGCCGCCAATTCATTCAGTTTTTTAGTACGAAGGTCTTTTTTAGAAATATCGCTCGATGGCTTTTCGATTTTTTCGTCCAACACCACCACATTTTCTACAAAAGCAGGATTGATTTTCAGGTTTTTGTACGTCAACGAAATAGCGTGATTAAACTCCCCCGAAAACCCCAACAACGACCCTGCAAATCGAATGCGGCTCGTAGTAGGCAACCATACGCCTTGCAACGGATTATACACTTGTTTCATTTGAAAATCAAGACCTTCGGCCGTTGTTTCTAGGTCGAGGCTATGAATCGCCCAGGTATTTTCGATGATATAAATTTGTCCTCGAAAGACTCCTTCGCCGTACGATTTCGGGATCACTTTGATTTTATTAACTTCCAAATCACCCTCCCGAAACGAGCCTTGGTATTCAAACTTATAGTACGTCAATGCCTTAGGCGACAAGGGTGAAACTGCATCTCCGACCGTTGCGTTATAGAAACTTGCCATGATAAACGCGTTGGGACTTACGGCATCCTGATTGAGGCTGTTTCGGGTCGAAATCACGCGTTGTTGGTAATTATTAGGCTGCTTAAAAGTCAGGTCGCTCACGCTTTCATTCACAATTGGCCGTCCTTCTACAATCCCCTCTTTTTTAAGCGAACTTTCGGCATAAAACGGAATATTAGTCGCCACCCCCGACGACTTGATGTACACCCGAGCGCTGTATGATTGTACTTGAAGGGCATGGAAACGCGCTTTAGCGATTGCTCTCCGCATGATGGTGTAGGCAGGGTCTTCGCTCTTTGAGCCAACTTTTACTTCATTTATCGTCAAAGCTTGTTCCTCCATCACGACGTTGAGCGTGATGGTCTCATTGGCTACTTCGATGGATTTGGTCAGCGCTTTAAAACCCAAATACTGAAACACCACCTCGTATTTGCCAGGCGCAAGCGACAACTCATAGCGCCCTTCGGCGTTGGCGATGGTACCCGTGCTAGTTCCTTTAATGGCAAGCGTAGCGTAAGGCAAGGGTTCACCTTTGGAGGTTTTGACCGTTCCTTTGATACCCGAAGCCAAAGCCGTCAGGTTGGCTATCACTAAAAAGAGGGAAACTATTATTCGCATAGATGTGGCTGTTATAAAAACGGTTGGATTACTCTCCTTGTTGTTGAGCAAAATATTCTTTGATTTTTTGAGCTTTGTCTTTACCAACAAATGCTGCAATTTTCTCAGCATCTGCCTCGCGTATGGCTTTCACACTTTTAAACTCTTTGAGCAAATTGGCGGCCGTTTTCTTACCAATACCGTCCACATTTTCAAGCTCGCTCACAATGGCATTTCGGCTACGTTTATCGCGGTGGTAGGTGATAGCAAAGCGGTGCGCTTCGTCGCGAATCTGCTGAATTAGGCGCAGTGATTCCGATTTTTTGTCGATATACAACGGTAGCGTATCCTCGGGAAAATAGATTTCCTCCAAGCGCTTGGCAATGCCCACAATCGGCACTTTTCCGTACAGCCCCACGGCTTTCAAAGCATCGCAAGCAGCGCTCAACTGCCCTTTTCCACCGTCGATTACAATCAAATCGGGCAATGGCGAATTTTCTTCCAACAGACGCGTATAGCGGCGGGTCACGACCTCATACATACTGGCAAAATCGTTGGGGCCCACCACCGTTTTAATCGAAAAATGTCGGTAATCTTTTTTGGAAGCCCGCCCTTCTTTAAAACACACCATTGCAGAAACAGGGTTTGTGCCCTGAATGTTTGAGTTATCGAAGCACTCAATGTGGCGCGGTAATGTTTTGAGCTGGAGGTCGGCCTTGAGCTTAATCAGTACGCGGTCGCGGCGGTTGGTAGTAGCACTTGCTTCGATGAGTTGGCGTTCTGCTTTTTCTTTGCGGAAATAATGCACGTTTTTCAACGCCATTTCCAGCAAACTGCGCTTGTCTCCAATTTTTGGAATGGTAATTTCAGCTTTAAAATCGGTGGTAATCTCAATGTTCGTGATGATTTCTTTGGCCTCACTTTCGTAAGTCGTGCGCATCTCAAAGAGTACCAAGGCCAAAATTTCTTCGTCGGTCTCCTCCAGTTTTTTCTTTACCTCCAACGTCTGAGCTGCCATGATGTAGCCATTCACGATTTTGAGGTAATTGACATAAGCCGCCTCTTCGTCGGAAGCAATAACGATGACGTCCACATTGCCAATTTTAGGATTGACGACCGTCGATTTTGTCTGAAAATTTTGGAGTAATTCCAATTTTATTTTCCACTCGTGCGCTTTCTCAAACTCCAATTTTTCGGCCGCTTGCACCATATTTTGCTTAAAATACTGCTGCGGAATACTCATTTGTCCCTTGAGAATCTGTTGAATTTGCGCCACTTCCTGCTCATACTCTTCCAGCGGCTGCAAGCCCACGCACGGCCCTTTGCAGCGTTTGAGGTGGTATTCCATGCACACTTTGTACTTATCCGCCTTTATATGTTCGGGCGACAAGTTGAGGTTGCAAGTGCGCAGCGAATACAATTCTCGAAACATGTCCAACAGATTATACATGGCCCGTGGATTGGCAAAAGGGCCAAAGTAAGTCCCCGTTTTTTTATCAACGCGGCGGGTGGATTCTACGCGTGGAAAAGGCTCATTGAATATCTTAATAAACGGATACGTTTTGTCGTCGCGCAGGAGGATATTGAAACGCGGCTGATACCGTTTAATAAGTTGATTTTCGAGCAACAGCGCATCAAATTCAGTATGTACAATGGTAAATTCAATCCGACGAATCTGACTCACCAAACGACGCGTCTTGCGGTCGGCGTGGTTTTTAACAAAATAACTACTGACCCGATTTTTAAGGCTTTTGGCTTTGCCGACGTAAATAATTTCCCCCTCTTCACTAAAATAACGGTACACCCCAGGTTCGGCGGGGATTTTGGCTAACTCAGCTTTATAGTCAAAAACAGACATAGTGGTTACAGGCATTGGATGTTTACCCAACGCAAAGTTCGCCAAAGTTTAGGGCAATCAAAAATGAGGGTGTTTAATTACACCCACCTATTTGCGCTTTAAAGACCGTCCCCGCTTCGGCCTGAAAACCGGGCTGGAGGGTTACCGAAGTGCCAGACTGGTACGTAACCGTCGTCGTTGTACCTGTCACTCGATTGGCCGCGCTGATGCTATTATTGGATTGTTTCAGCACACTACCTGTCGCAATATCATCGGCTGGGCTAACTAGCGTAACAACCTGATTACAAGGTGAATTACTGATGTTTGTCACAACCAAAGTTGGGGTAGTATTTTTACAGCCTGTTGTAGTGTCGGTAAAGGTGAATGTGGCCGTTCCTGCTTCCAAACCCGTCACTAATCCTGCGTTTGTAACACTGGCTTTTACTGAACTATTGCTTATCCAAGTCCCACCCGTTACGGGGAATACCGTGGTAGTATTACCCACTAAGATAGATGCGGAGCCGCTAAAACCGACCGTTGGAAGTGGATTGACGGTGATGGTGGCGGTAGGCGAGCTGACTGCCTCACAAACCCCGTTTTTTACAATGACACGATAGTACATCGTTTGCGTGAGGTTCTGTGTGGTCACGCTGGTGGAGGCAATAAAAACATCAGTAGCCGAACTAAAATCGGGCGTGAGCGACCATTGCCACTTTTGCAACGTCCCTGTATAGCCCGATAACGTCAGTACCGAGCTATTGATACCCGTACAAACTGCCCCACTTCCTGCCAAATTACCACCAGCACTCGCAACATCGACCGTCACGGTGGCGGTAGTGCTGGCCGAGCATCCGTTGGCCGTCACCGTATAAGTAATCAGGCTGCTTCCTGCACTGCTCCCCGTTACGACACCCGAAGTCGGATGAATGGCCGCGACCGAAGGTGTTGCGCTGCTCCACGTTCCGCCCGCTACACCATTGGAAATCAGTGCACTAGGAACCCCTGCACAAAGTACCAATGCGCCCGAAATGCTGCCTGCATTTGGAGGTGTTGGCTCGACCAGTTTTTGGGTTGTTGTGTCAAGCGCAACACAGGAGTTAAACGAGATAGAAAAGTTTTTGTACGTTCCAGCGGAAAGGTTGGCTAACGTAAGAGCATTGTTGGCAATCGAAACGGTTTTGGGGCTTCCTGTACCGACAAACGATAGTTGGTAATTCCCACTCGGGATATTCGTAGTGGTAAAAGCAATGCTACCGTTAGTCCCTCCGCAGGTCGTAGGATTGGTCACTGTATTTATCATCAACCCAATTGACGCGGGGGTATTGACTGTTTTTGAGGTTGGGTCAAGTGCCGTACAGCCATTCACCACAATAGCAAAATTGCTATACACTCCTGCTGGAACATTTGTTAGGGTAAACGAATTGTTGGCAATAGCTACCGTTTTAGGGCTACCTGTTCCTGTGTAAGAAAGTTGATAATTTCCGCTTGGAATATTGGTTGTCGTAAAGGCAATCGCACCATCTGTACCACCACAAGTAGCCGACGGAGTAACCGTTCCCGCCGCTAAGGTCGGCACTAATGAATGAGCGACCGTTTTGGACGTCGCATCACTGCCCGTACAGTTGTTGGAAGTAATCGAAAAATTACTGTACGTTCCCGCCGACAGGCCCGTCAATAAAAACGCGTTATTGCTCACTGTCACGGTTTTAGGGCTACCCGCTCCTGTGTAACTCAACTGATACGTACCGCTTGTTACAAAAGAAGTTGAAAAAGCGATACTCCCATCGGAAGCTCCACAAACTGTCGCATTGGTGATTGCCCCCGAAGTCAATACTGGACTTGGTGGATTATTCACCGTCTTAGATGTCGCATCGCTCGCGGTACAGCCATTCACCGCCATCGAAAAATTACTGTAAGTTCCTACAGACAAACCCGTTAAAGAAAACGCATTGTTACTCACTGTCACGGCTTTGGGACTGCCTGCTCCCGTGTAACTCAATTGATAATTTCCATTCGGTACATTTGTCGTCGTAAAAGGGATGCTGCCATTGGCTCCTCCACAGGTTGTAGCGTTTACCGTAACTCCCGCCGCTAAGGTCGGCACGATTGAATGAGCGACCGTTTTGGACGTCGCATCACTGCCCGTACAGTTGTTGGAAGTAATCGAAAAATTACTGTACGTTCCCGCCGACAGGCCCGTCAATAAAAACGCGTTATTGCTCACTGTCACGGTTTTAGGGCTACCCGCTCCTGTGTAACTCAACTGATACGTACCGCTTGTTACAAAAGAAGTTGAAAAAGCGATACTCCCGTCAGAAGCTCCACAAACTGTCGCGTTGGTTATTGCCCCCGAAGTCAATACTGGACTTGGTGGATTATTCACCGTCTTGGATGTCGCATCGCTCGCGGTACAGCCATTCACCGCCATCGAAAAATTACTATAAGTTCCTATGGATAAACCCGTTAAAGAAAACGAATTGTTGTTTACTGTCACGGTTTTGGGACTACCTGCTCCCGTGTAACTCAATTGATAATTTCCATTCGGTACATTTGTCGTCGTAAAAGGGATGCTGCCATTGGTTCCTCCACAGGTTGTAGCGTTTACCGTAACTCCCGCCGCTAAGGTCGGCACGATTGAATGAGCGACCGTTTTGGACGTCGCATCACTGCCCGTACAGTTGTTGGAAGTAATCGAAAAATTACTGTACGTTCCCGCCGACAAGCCCGTCAATAAAAACGCGTTATTGCTCACTGTCACGGTTTTGGGGCTACCCGCTCCTGTGTAACTCAACTGATACGTACCGCTTGTTACAAAAGAAGTTGAAAAAGCGATATTCCCATCGGAAGCTCCACAAACTGTCGCATTGGTGATTGCCCCCGAAGTCAATACTGGACTTGGTGGATTATTCACCGTCTTGGATGTCGCATCACTCGCGGTACAGCCATTCACCGCCATCGAAAAATTACTGTAAGTTCCTACAGACAAACCCGTTAAAGAAAACGCATTGTTACTCACTGTCACCGTTTTGGGACTGCCTGCTCCCGTGTAACTCAATTGATAATTTCCATTCGGTACATTTGTCGTCGTAAAAGGGATGCTGCCATTGGCTCCTCCACAGGTTGTAGCGTTTACCGCAACTCCCGCCACCAAGGTCGGATTAGCAGTAACACTTACCGAAACGGAGCCCGTCATAGCTGTAGCTGTACAACCCGACGGGGTCGCCCACACAGTGTATGAGCCCGCAACAGTTTGATTTC contains:
- a CDS encoding glycosyltransferase family 2 protein; the protein is MEFTHTKITLSYSPVFSILIPSWNNLDYLRCLVNSLRKNSRYQHQIIVHVNEGKDGTEEWVKAQGDISYTKSSQNSGVCYGFNAASHLAMADYLVFIDDDMYVCPDWDFYLLEEIKLQKNDKWCISGTMIEGFDNGNACVITNKNYGKHPSEFDEATFLSEYASFPKDDWNGSQWYPMVLPTFVYRAVGGLSIEFFPGMYSDPDFMIKLWHYGVRYYKGIGKSRVYHFASRSTARVKRNDGRTQFILKWGLSSNTFFKNYLKIGAKFLGVLPEPEENTTLRFKKQIDRWKVKLKSRPVDIS
- a CDS encoding bifunctional 2-polyprenyl-6-hydroxyphenol methylase/3-demethylubiquinol 3-O-methyltransferase UbiG, encoding MSTLKEQIKLVPHSKGNALTFIHQYLAQNDVRQKTVIDVSAGSGYVANLWHKAGATVRAFDMHPDILRSDALTCSPIDLTKPLPIASNSADYVLLMETIEHIPDQTSLLKELARILKPNGLLIITKPNNSSMSGRMANVWVEAERSDMFLSNEAEVIGYDDQHLYNGRVYLCNVQRLRTMASLAGLKYRAVYPNQLSVSSLIWFLFFGAYLYLRSFLTLNKMAKHAHNDREKDVLREQHRLNIHPTVLLHKHLCITFSKL
- the ytxJ gene encoding bacillithiol system redox-active protein YtxJ is translated as MNWNRLTDVAQLEEIKEESHQHPVLLFKHSTRCSISATTLRRLERDWNEQEVGNLKPYYLDLIAYRPISNKIAEEFDVWHESPQAILIRNGESVFDASHYDVTFDAIKEQVAS
- a CDS encoding 3-deoxy-D-manno-octulosonic acid transferase — translated: MFAFFYTIGLHLLVFLANIVALFHPKTRKWVEGQRVKGKGQGAKAGPSQGEGALSFRGATPVRESKVFWVHAASLGEFEQGRPVIEAIRTEYPHAHIVLSFFSPSGYEIRKDYNQVDEVCYLPVDTPRNVKRFLDNVQPDVALFIKYEFWYNYLHELKKRQIPTFLFSAIFRPNQLFFKPYGGFYRRMLFCFNEILVQNEASKQLLNSVGYSSATVAGDTRLDRVVQIAKQAKSYPEIEAFKGTNPLLIIGSAWPDDMEVLIPFLNQWEAPLKVIIAPHEINTEQIQQWQKALKKHSERFTVYGLRFGVDGTPLDILHSPLDILFLDTIGMLASLFRYADFAYVGGAFKDGLHNTMEPAVYAMPIFFGQPYYQKFQEALDLLQLGGATTIATTQEFTTAFTEVYQNLKIRQQKAGICYDYVQKNAGATAKVMASIRSAF
- a CDS encoding DUF5686 and carboxypeptidase regulatory-like domain-containing protein, producing the protein MRIIVSLFLVIANLTALASGIKGTVKTSKGEPLPYATLAIKGTSTGTIANAEGRYELSLAPGKYEVVFQYLGFKALTKSIEVANETITLNVVMEEQALTINEVKVGSKSEDPAYTIMRRAIAKARFHALQVQSYSARVYIKSSGVATNIPFYAESSLKKEGIVEGRPIVNESVSDLTFKQPNNYQQRVISTRNSLNQDAVSPNAFIMASFYNATVGDAVSPLSPKALTYYKFEYQGSFREGDLEVNKIKVIPKSYGEGVFRGQIYIIENTWAIHSLDLETTAEGLDFQMKQVYNPLQGVWLPTTSRIRFAGSLLGFSGEFNHAISLTYKNLKINPAFVENVVVLDEKIEKPSSDISKKDLRTKKLNELAAQQKEVSGKQLRKMLKEYEKQDRNERKAQKEDVNVVRSDSIVIDSMANKRNDAFWNEIRTIPLTELETKSYRHSDSVRVVKVAKIKADSTKAKKDSTNFDLMALLSGRTFKLSKQWRLEYEGPLRTQNFSYNTVEGYVLESSLNFIRRLKQANTFYIKPLGRYAIGRRELLGTLSTGWQGRRRGISLTGGRYVAQFNSANPISPSINTSATLLFENNYMKIYEKEFGRLAFNYARLADVLSISGGIEFGRRYALENLENQRPWIRWNQYAFTPNAPYNREHSHRLNALEADSYYTFAPHNALTLDVALTWKPGQKYRLYNGRKRYLENNNPSLTLRYAKGIPTIGNSAVDYDRVEFDIRQDLETGIKSELHYAVSAGAFLNRRSVYLMDYKHFMGNRTFILYGDSYTRFRSLPFYEYSTSERYLEAHVTNVYRRFLLTRLPFVRLAGLKENLMVHYLLTPMAKHYTEVGYALDGLIPGFPFFRVEAIAVFNNFKYDHTAFRVGTTFKFGN
- the uvrC gene encoding excinuclease ABC subunit UvrC, yielding MSVFDYKAELAKIPAEPGVYRYFSEEGEIIYVGKAKSLKNRVSSYFVKNHADRKTRRLVSQIRRIEFTIVHTEFDALLLENQLIKRYQPRFNILLRDDKTYPFIKIFNEPFPRVESTRRVDKKTGTYFGPFANPRAMYNLLDMFRELYSLRTCNLNLSPEHIKADKYKVCMEYHLKRCKGPCVGLQPLEEYEQEVAQIQQILKGQMSIPQQYFKQNMVQAAEKLEFEKAHEWKIKLELLQNFQTKSTVVNPKIGNVDVIVIASDEEAAYVNYLKIVNGYIMAAQTLEVKKKLEETDEEILALVLFEMRTTYESEAKEIITNIEITTDFKAEITIPKIGDKRSLLEMALKNVHYFRKEKAERQLIEASATTNRRDRVLIKLKADLQLKTLPRHIECFDNSNIQGTNPVSAMVCFKEGRASKKDYRHFSIKTVVGPNDFASMYEVVTRRYTRLLEENSPLPDLIVIDGGKGQLSAACDALKAVGLYGKVPIVGIAKRLEEIYFPEDTLPLYIDKKSESLRLIQQIRDEAHRFAITYHRDKRSRNAIVSELENVDGIGKKTAANLLKEFKSVKAIREADAEKIAAFVGKDKAQKIKEYFAQQQGE